One window from the genome of Cricetulus griseus strain 17A/GY chromosome 2, alternate assembly CriGri-PICRH-1.0, whole genome shotgun sequence encodes:
- the Kti12 gene encoding protein KTI12 homolog, whose translation MFGFHFRVPPEVDANVRTCVALERMPLVVFCGLPSSGKSQRTEELRRALAGEGHTVHVVDDASVLGNQDATVYGDSAREKALRSALRAAVERRLSRQDVVILDSVNYIKGFRYELYCLARAARTTLCLVYCIRPVWPGRWCQEAGAVEEEEPRAAGSLANGAVPPAVSRELDPEEIPPSNLPAAGALESEEPAKPASSAFPPQLLESLAQRFEDPDSRNRWDRPLFTVVGLEEPLPLAEIRSALFEIRPPPPHQSTQSQPLASGNFLHQLDQATSQVLTALMEAQKSAVPGDVLTLPGTTEHFPFTRPLTLAELSRLRRQFISYTKMHPNNENLPQLTNMFLQYLRQSLH comes from the coding sequence ATGTTCGGGTTTCATTTCCGGGTTCCACCGGAAGTTGACGCAAACGTCCGCACATGCGTGGCCCTAGAGAGGATGCCGCTGGTGGTGTTCTGCGGGCTGCCGTCGAGCGGCAAGAGCCAGCGTACCGAAGAGCTACGCCGGGCGCTGGCCGGCGAGGGCCACACGGTGCACGTGGTGGACGATGCTTCGGTGCTGGGCAACCAGGACGCGACGGTGTACGGCGACTCCGCCCGTGAGAAGGCGCTGCGGTCCGCGCTGCGGGCGGCGGTGGAGCGGCGCCTGAGCCGGCAGGACGTGGTCATCCTGGACTCGGTGAACTACATCAAGGGCTTCCGGTACGAGCTGTACTGCCTGGCGCGGGCTGCGCGCACGACGCTCTGCCTGGTTTACTGCATACGCCCGGTCTGGCCGGGCCGCTGGTGTCAGGAGGCCGGCGccgtggaggaggaggagccgcGCGCCGCCGGCTCACTAGCAAACGGGGCAGTCCCGCCTGCCGTCTCCAGGGAACTGGATCCGGAAGAAATCCCGCCGTCAAACCTACCAGCTGCAGGCGCTCTGGAGTCCGAGGAGCCCGCAAAGCCTGCTTCCAgtgcctttcctccccaactcttGGAGTCCTTGGCGCAGCGCTTTGAAGATCCCGACTCTCGGAACCGCTGGGACCGACCTTTGTTCACCGTGGTGGGTCTAGAAGAGCCGTTGCCCCTGGCTGAGATCCGGTCTGCGCTGTTTGAGATCcggccccccccaccccatcagtCTACGCAGTCCCAGCCCCTAGCCTCGGGCAACTTTCTGCACCAGTTGGATCAGGCCACGAGCCAGGTGTTGACTGCTCTGATGGAAGCCCAGAAGAGCGCTGTACCCGGAGATGTGCTAACACTTCCTGGCACCACGGAGCACTTCCCGTTTACCCGGCCCTTGACCTTGGCGGAACTGAGTCGCCTCCGTCGCCAGTTTATTTCCTACACAAAAATGCATCCCAACAACGAGAACCTGCCCCAGCTGACCAACATGTTTCTTCAGTACCTGAGACAGAGTTTGCACTAA
- the Btf3l4 gene encoding transcription factor BTF3 homolog 4 gives MNQEKLAKLQAQVRIGGKGTARRKKKVVHRTATADDKKLQSSLKKLAVNNIAGIEEVNMIKDDGTVIHFNNPKVQASLSANTFAITGHAEAKPITEMLPGILSQLGADSLTSLRKLAEQFPRQVLDSKAPKPEDIDEEDDDVPDLVENFDEASKNEAN, from the exons ATGAATCAAGAAAAGTTAGCCAAACTTCAAGCTCAGGTCCGGATAGGGGGCAAG GGCACAGCTCGCAGAAAGAAGAAGGTAGTACATAGGACAGCTACTGCTGATGACAAAAAGCTTCAGAGTTCTCTAAAGAAACTGGCTGTGAACAATATAGCTGGTATTGAAGAG GTGAACATGATTAAAGATGATGGAACAGTCATTCATTTCAATAACCCCAAAGTCCAAGCTTCCCTCTCCGCTAACACCTTTGCAATTACTGGTCATGCAGAAGCCAAACCGATCACAGAAATGCTTCCTGGAATATTAAGTCAGCTTGGTGCTGACAGCTTAACAAGCCTTAGAAAGTTAGCTGAACAGTTCCCACGACAAG TATTGGATAGTAAAGCACCAAAACCAGAGGACATtgatgaagaagatgatgatgttCCAG ATCTTGTAGAAAATTTTGATGAAGCATCGAAAAATGAAGCTAACTAA